The following nucleotide sequence is from Nitrospira sp..
CAGAAGCGATCGAGTACGGGGAAAACTTCATCGTGCACCGGGAAGGCCCGGAGTGTACGCCGTACCTGCCGAACGCTATCATGTCGACCAATCCGTACATCCGCCCGGATGACTACGGCATTCCCATCACGGCGCAGCACCATGACGACAAAACGGTGCGCAACATCAAGCTGCCGTGGCAGGAGATCAAGCGGCATCCGAACCCGTTGTGGGAGAAGGGCTACCAGTTCTACTGCGTCACGCCCAAGACCCGGCACCGGGTGCACAGCCAATGGTCGGTGAACGACTGGGTGCAGATTTACGAGTCGAACTTCGGCGATCCCTACCGCATGGACAAGCGGACGCCGGGTGTCGGCGAGCATCAGTTGCACATCAACCCGCAGGCGGCGAAAGACCGCGGCATCAACGACGGCGACTATTGTTTCGTCGACGGCAACCCGGTGGACCGGCCCTATCGCGGCTGGAAACCGTCGGATCCGTTCTACAAGGTCGCCCGCTTGATGATCCGGGCGAAGTACAACCCTGCCTATCCTTACCATGTCACGATGGCTAAGCACGCACCGTACGTCTCGACGGCGAAATCGGTGAAGGGCCACGAGACGCGGCCGGACGGGCGCGCCATCGCGGTGGACACCGGCTATCAGTCCAACTTCCGGTACGGGGCCCAACAGTCCTTTACCCGGAACTGGTTGATGCCGATGCACCAGACCGACTCGTTGCCCGGCAAGCAAGCCAACGCGCTGAAGTTCAAGTGGGGATTCGAGATCGATCACCACGCCGTGAACACGGTGCCGAAGGAATGCTTGATCCGCATCACCAAGGCGGAAGACGGCGGTATCGGCGCCCGTGGACCATGGGAACCGGTGCGCACCGGCTTCACCCCAGGGCAGGAAAACGAGTTCATGATCAAGTGGCTCAAAGGCGAGCACATCAAAATCAAAGTCTAGCGCCTGAAAGGAGAGAACGAATGCCGGAAGTCTATAACTGGCAGCTGGGACGGAAGATGCTGTATCCGTATGAGGAGCGGCATCCGAAGTGGCAGTTTGCCTTTGTGTTCAACATCAATCGGTGTTTGGCGTGTCAGACCTGTTCGATGGCGGACAAGTCGACCTGGCTCTTCTCGAAGGGGCAGGAGTACATGTGGTGGAACAACGTGGAGACGAAGCCGTACGGCGGCTATCCGCAGTTCTACGACGTGAAGATCACGCAGCTGATCGAGCAGGTGAACCCGGGGGGGCAGGTGTGGAACGTGCGGGTGGGCCGCAAGCACCATGCGCCGTACGGGGTGTTCGAAGGGATGACGATTTTCGACGCGGGGGCCAAGGTGGGCCAGGCGGCGATCGGCTACATCCCGACGGACCAGGAATGGCGGTTCGTGAACATCTACGAGGACACGGCGACCTCGATGCGGGCGTTGGTCGAGAACGTCGACAAGTCCGGCTTCAGCCGCGACGAACCGTGGCGGATGACGGGCAGTTCCTTGCCGGAGCATGAGACGTACTTCTTCTACTTGCAACGGATCTGCAACCACTGCACGTATCCGGGGTGCTTGGCGGCCTGTCCGCGGAAGGCGATCTACAAGCGGCCGGAAGACGGCATCGTGTTGATCGACCAGAACCGGTGCCGCGGGTACAAGAAGTGCGTGGAGCAGTGCCCGTTTAAGAAGCCGATGTACCGGGGCACGACCCGGGTGTCGGAGAAGTGTATTGCCTGTTATCCGCGGATCGAGGGGAAAGATCCCTTGACGGGCGGGGAGCCGATGGAAACGCGCTGTATGGCGGCCTGCGTGGGGAAGATCCGCATGCAGAGCCTGGTGCGGATCGGCGAAGACGGGCTGTGGGCGGAAGACCGATGGCACCCGCTGTACTACGCGATCCGCGTGGAGCAGGTGGCGTTGCCCTTGTACCCGCAGTGGGGCACGGAGCCCAACG
It contains:
- a CDS encoding nitrate oxidoreductase subunit beta; its protein translation is MPEVYNWQLGRKMLYPYEERHPKWQFAFVFNINRCLACQTCSMADKSTWLFSKGQEYMWWNNVETKPYGGYPQFYDVKITQLIEQVNPGGQVWNVRVGRKHHAPYGVFEGMTIFDAGAKVGQAAIGYIPTDQEWRFVNIYEDTATSMRALVENVDKSGFSRDEPWRMTGSSLPEHETYFFYLQRICNHCTYPGCLAACPRKAIYKRPEDGIVLIDQNRCRGYKKCVEQCPFKKPMYRGTTRVSEKCIACYPRIEGKDPLTGGEPMETRCMAACVGKIRMQSLVRIGEDGLWAEDRWHPLYYAIRVEQVALPLYPQWGTEPNGYYIPPRHAPRGYNRQMFGPGVDNAIEKYLVPSRELLAVLQLWRASQQIVFRYDVIPGPKVFETQIHGKRFDMYNDTVLGFNKSGKEVARIQVEEPIYIRPAERVNWL